A DNA window from Allokutzneria albata contains the following coding sequences:
- the recF gene encoding DNA replication/repair protein RecF (All proteins in this family for which functions are known are DNA-binding proteins that assist the filamentation of RecA onto DNA for the initiation of recombination or recombinational repair.) has protein sequence MYVRHLQVTDFRSWEHADVPLEPGPSVLIGANGQGKTNLVEAIGYVATLSSHRVATDAPLVRMGAQRAVVRTAVVHSGRELLVELEITPGKANRARINRAPAGKPRDVLGILRTVLFAPEDLALVRGDPGERRRFADDLLVARTPRLAGLRSDYERVLKQRGALLKSAGAARRAGRGGDIGTLEVWDGHLARHGAQLLAYRLNLVADLEPLVAAAYAGVAPESRPARIRYRSTLGGDLPEGYGVPGGPRADAEQLETLLLEAMAKVRSQELDRGVCLVGPHRDDIELILGDAPAKGYASHGESWSFALALRLGAYEVLRGDGVEPVLVLDDVFAELDRRRRQRLAAVAAAAEQVLVTAAVAEDVPAELDAVRYDVREGKIHRVQ, from the coding sequence GTGTACGTCAGACACCTCCAGGTCACCGATTTCCGCTCCTGGGAGCACGCCGACGTGCCCCTCGAACCGGGCCCCAGCGTGCTGATCGGGGCGAACGGCCAGGGCAAGACCAACCTGGTCGAGGCGATCGGCTACGTGGCCACCCTGTCCTCGCACCGGGTGGCCACCGACGCCCCGCTCGTCCGGATGGGCGCGCAGCGCGCCGTCGTCCGCACCGCCGTCGTGCACAGCGGGCGGGAACTGCTGGTCGAGCTGGAGATCACGCCGGGCAAGGCCAACCGCGCCCGGATCAACCGCGCGCCCGCCGGCAAGCCGCGCGATGTGCTCGGCATCCTCCGGACGGTGCTGTTCGCGCCGGAGGACCTGGCGCTCGTCCGGGGCGATCCCGGGGAGCGCAGGCGCTTCGCCGACGACCTGCTGGTGGCGCGCACGCCGCGGCTGGCCGGGTTGCGCTCCGACTACGAGCGGGTGCTCAAGCAGCGCGGCGCGCTGCTGAAGAGCGCGGGTGCCGCGCGCCGGGCCGGGCGGGGAGGCGACATCGGCACGCTGGAGGTCTGGGACGGGCACCTCGCCCGGCACGGCGCCCAGCTGCTGGCCTACCGGCTGAACCTGGTCGCCGACCTCGAACCCCTGGTCGCGGCGGCGTACGCGGGGGTGGCACCGGAGTCCAGGCCCGCGCGCATCCGCTACCGCAGCACCCTGGGCGGCGACCTGCCGGAGGGTTACGGTGTGCCGGGTGGGCCGCGGGCCGACGCCGAGCAGCTGGAGACGCTGCTGCTGGAGGCGATGGCCAAGGTCCGCTCCCAGGAGCTGGACCGCGGGGTGTGCCTGGTCGGACCGCACCGCGACGACATCGAGCTGATCCTCGGTGACGCGCCTGCGAAGGGCTACGCCAGTCACGGTGAGTCGTGGTCGTTCGCGCTGGCCCTGCGCCTGGGTGCGTACGAGGTGCTCCGCGGGGACGGCGTCGAGCCGGTGCTCGTGCTCGACGACGTCTTCGCCGAGCTGGACCGGCGGCGACGGCAGCGGCTGGCCGCGGTCGCGGCGGCGGCCGAGCAGGTCCTGGTGACCGCCGCGGTGGCCGAGGACGTGCCCGCCGAGCTCGACGCGGTCCGCTACGACGTGCGGGAGGGAAAGATCCACCGTGTCCAGTGA
- a CDS encoding DUF721 domain-containing protein — protein MRGSDLARAALEAAKAQAKARGIPKGRTAGSGSSSRSGSSRRRRRWSGPGADDRDPQPLGRLASRIVADRGWQGQLAGGHVFSRWAALVGDEVAEHAKPVTLQDGELTVQASSTAWATQLRLLQRQLLTKIAAGVGKDVVRRLKVQGPAAPSWRYGPRHVPGRGPRDTYG, from the coding sequence CTGCGAGGGTCCGACCTCGCCAGGGCCGCCCTGGAGGCCGCGAAGGCCCAGGCGAAGGCGCGCGGTATCCCGAAGGGCAGGACCGCGGGCTCGGGGAGCTCGTCCCGTTCGGGGAGCTCGCGCAGGCGGCGCCGCTGGTCCGGGCCGGGTGCCGACGACCGTGATCCACAGCCGCTCGGCAGGCTGGCCTCGCGGATCGTCGCCGACCGCGGCTGGCAGGGGCAGCTCGCCGGGGGACACGTGTTCAGCCGCTGGGCCGCCCTGGTCGGTGACGAGGTCGCCGAGCACGCCAAACCGGTCACCCTGCAGGACGGCGAGCTGACCGTTCAGGCCAGTTCGACCGCATGGGCGACACAGTTGCGGTTGCTGCAGCGCCAGCTGCTCACGAAGATCGCCGCAGGCGTCGGAAAGGACGTCGTGCGCAGGCTGAAGGTCCAGGGACCGGCCGCACCGAGCTGGAGGTACGGTCCGCGCCATGTACCCGGGCGGGGCCCGCGCGACACGTACGGTTGA
- the gyrB gene encoding DNA topoisomerase (ATP-hydrolyzing) subunit B produces the protein MADNKNAYNESSITVLEGLEAVRKRPGMYIGSTGERGLHHLIWEVVDNSVDEAMAGYATKVEVTLLADGGVRVVDDGRGIPTGIMPGEGKPAVEVVLTKLHAGGKFDGESYAVSGGLHGVGISVVNALSTAVDVEIHQNGSVYRQRYERSKPVHDLRKEEATDRTGTSITFWADDEIFETTTYNIETIARRVQEMAFLNKGLTIVLRDERVPEDQEDAETGQVRERTFHYPGGLEDFVRHINATRDEVHKSVIAFEGKGEDLEVEIAMQWNTGYSESVYTFANTINTHEGGTHEEGFRAALTRVINEYARDKKLLKEKDANLSGDDVREGLAAIISVKLKEPQFEGQTKTKLGNTEAKSFVQKACNEHLADWLDRNPADAKTIITKAISSSQARLAARKARELVRRKGALDIGGLPGKLKDCRSTNPEECELYVVEGDSAGGSAKEGRDSMYQAILPIRGKIINVEKARIDRVLKNNEVQSMITALGTGIHEEFDLSKLRYHKIVLMADADVDGQHIRTLLLTLLFRFMRPLIEHGHVYLAQPPLYKIKWQRAEPEFAYSDRERDGLIEQGLAAGKKLGKDDNIQRYKGLGEMNADELWETTMDPAQRVLLQVTMDDAATADELFSVLMGEDVEARRSFITRNAKDVRFLDV, from the coding sequence GTGGCTGACAACAAGAACGCGTACAACGAGTCATCGATCACAGTCCTCGAAGGTCTGGAAGCCGTCCGCAAGCGGCCTGGCATGTACATCGGCTCGACCGGTGAGCGGGGACTGCACCACCTCATCTGGGAGGTGGTCGACAACTCCGTCGACGAGGCGATGGCCGGCTACGCGACCAAGGTCGAGGTGACCCTGCTCGCCGACGGCGGCGTCCGGGTCGTCGACGACGGCCGCGGCATCCCCACCGGCATCATGCCGGGCGAGGGCAAGCCCGCCGTCGAGGTCGTGCTGACCAAGCTGCACGCGGGCGGCAAGTTCGACGGCGAGAGCTACGCGGTCTCCGGCGGTCTGCACGGTGTCGGCATCTCCGTGGTGAACGCGCTGTCCACCGCCGTGGACGTGGAGATCCACCAGAACGGCTCGGTGTACCGCCAGCGCTACGAGCGGTCCAAGCCCGTCCACGACCTGCGCAAGGAAGAGGCCACCGACCGCACCGGGACCTCGATCACCTTCTGGGCCGACGACGAGATCTTCGAGACCACCACCTACAACATCGAGACGATCGCGCGGCGCGTCCAGGAGATGGCCTTCCTCAACAAGGGCCTGACCATCGTGCTGCGCGACGAGCGCGTCCCCGAGGACCAGGAGGACGCCGAGACCGGTCAGGTCCGCGAGCGCACCTTCCACTACCCGGGCGGTCTCGAGGACTTCGTCCGGCACATCAACGCCACCCGCGACGAGGTGCACAAGAGCGTCATCGCCTTCGAGGGCAAGGGCGAGGACCTCGAGGTCGAGATCGCGATGCAGTGGAACACCGGCTACTCCGAGTCGGTCTACACCTTCGCGAACACGATCAACACGCACGAGGGCGGTACCCACGAGGAGGGCTTCCGCGCCGCGCTGACCCGGGTCATCAACGAGTACGCGCGGGACAAGAAGCTGCTCAAGGAGAAGGACGCCAACCTCTCCGGCGACGACGTCCGCGAGGGTCTGGCCGCGATCATCTCGGTGAAGCTCAAGGAGCCCCAGTTCGAGGGCCAGACCAAGACCAAGCTGGGCAACACCGAGGCGAAGTCCTTCGTGCAGAAGGCGTGCAACGAGCACCTGGCCGACTGGCTGGACCGCAACCCCGCCGACGCCAAGACGATCATCACCAAGGCGATCTCCTCGTCCCAGGCCCGGCTGGCCGCGCGCAAGGCCCGCGAGCTGGTCCGGCGCAAGGGCGCGCTGGACATCGGCGGCCTGCCCGGCAAGCTCAAGGACTGCCGCTCCACCAACCCGGAGGAATGCGAGCTCTACGTCGTCGAGGGTGACTCGGCGGGCGGCTCGGCCAAGGAAGGCCGGGACTCGATGTACCAGGCGATCCTGCCGATCCGCGGCAAGATCATCAACGTTGAGAAGGCGCGCATCGACCGCGTGCTGAAGAACAACGAGGTGCAGAGCATGATCACCGCGCTCGGCACCGGCATCCACGAGGAGTTCGACCTCTCCAAGCTGCGCTACCACAAGATCGTGCTGATGGCCGACGCCGACGTCGACGGCCAGCACATCCGCACGCTCCTGCTGACGCTGCTGTTCCGCTTCATGCGCCCGCTGATCGAGCACGGCCACGTCTACCTGGCGCAGCCGCCGCTCTACAAGATCAAGTGGCAGCGGGCCGAGCCCGAGTTCGCCTACTCCGACCGCGAGCGCGACGGGCTGATCGAACAGGGCCTCGCCGCGGGCAAGAAGCTCGGCAAGGACGACAACATCCAGCGCTACAAGGGTCTCGGCGAGATGAACGCCGACGAGCTGTGGGAGACCACCATGGACCCCGCCCAGCGCGTGCTGCTCCAGGTGACCATGGACGACGCCGCGACGGCCGACGAGCTGTTCAGCGTGCTGATGGGGGAGGACGTCGAGGCCCGGCGGTCCTTCATCACCCGCAACGCCAAGGACGTCCGCTTCCTCGACGTCTGA